The Rhodococcus opacus B4 genome contains the following window.
CCGCTCCAGGCCGCCGCGACCCTCGATGTAGAGCGATTGGTAGATCGCCTCAGGTGAAATGCGCATCGTCGGGTCCTCCGGATAGTCGATCGGTAGGCGATTCGAGATCTGCTCCGGACTCCACGCCGTCGCCCACCGACGATCACCGCGCCGAGGCTTGTTTCGGCCAATCCAAGCGGCATCCGGACCGGACACCACGGTTCCATCGTCGGCACGAATCACACCAGACAGTTTGTCCTGCACATATTCTCGTAGCCGATCGTGTTCGGCGAGCTTCGCTGGTTTTGGGCGCCTCGCGGCGAGGTCGGCCTTCCACTGTGCGGTCGACGCTCGGTATGTGAGCTTGCCATTGCGGGTGGCGGCGTTCCGCCGCAACTCCCGCGAGATCGTCGACGGTGACCGTCCGATCCGGTCAGCGATGTCGCGCATACTCATACCCTTGGCTCGCAGCAGCGCGATATCCTCACGCTCGGTGAACGACAGGTACCTCCCCGAGACCGGGGTCAACTCGATCGGTGGCATCCCACCAGCCTGGCGGAACCACCGTGTCCCCACCGGCCCCGACACGCCGCATGTGGTCGCTGCGTCGTCGCTCGTGAGACCCTCGGCGATCCGCGTCCAGAATGCCCGCTCTAGATCTCGGCGTATCGGAGGCCGTCCCGGTGACCGCATCACCGCACGCCCCGTCAACGCTGCTGCCCACCCGGGTGGTCGTCCCATTCCCACACCTCCGTTATCGAGGTGTTGCTTCCACCGGTTGAGCCTGGTCTGTGATCCGCGGTCGCTGTGGAAGATAACGCCACCGACGTCACCACCGCGGGTGCGCACCGCCAT
Protein-coding sequences here:
- a CDS encoding IS30 family transposase; translation: MATVIDIFSRRVVGWSIADHMRTDLVTDAIEMAVRTRGGDVGGVIFHSDRGSQTRLNRWKQHLDNGGVGMGRPPGWAAALTGRAVMRSPGRPPIRRDLERAFWTRIAEGLTSDDAATTCGVSGPVGTRWFRQAGGMPPIELTPVSGRYLSFTEREDIALLRAKGMSMRDIADRIGRSPSTISRELRRNAATRNGKLTYRASTAQWKADLAARRPKPAKLAEHDRLREYVQDKLSGVIRADDGTVVSGPDAAWIGRNKPRRGDRRWATAWSPEQISNRLPIDYPEDPTMRISPEAIYQSLYIEGRGGLERELVACLRTGRALRKPRARARKQRTGFITEEVTISARPEEVESRKTPGHWEGDLIIGLTRSAIGTLVERTSRYTTLLHLPRLKGYGTAAMVKNGPALSGYGSESVRDALAATLSPLPEHLRRSVTWDRGKELARHAELTASTGIRVYFCDPYSPWQRGTNENTNGLLRQYFPKGTDLSRYKFRELQAVADALNNRPRKVHGWRTPAEVFAEQVHSSSRHGVATTG